In one window of Anaerolineales bacterium DNA:
- the arfB gene encoding alternative ribosome rescue aminoacyl-tRNA hydrolase ArfB yields MIQITKDIALDEDELQFDFVRAAGPGGQNVNRVATAVQLRFDVRRSPSLTESVRARLMRLAGNRINKDGVLIINARRFRTQTRNRKDAIDRLSDLVRRAAQREKPRKKTRPSNAARERRLQEKRRRSRIKNLRRIRPTDME; encoded by the coding sequence ATGATTCAGATCACCAAAGACATTGCGCTCGATGAAGATGAATTGCAGTTCGACTTCGTCCGGGCAGCCGGCCCGGGCGGGCAGAACGTGAATCGAGTCGCCACTGCGGTGCAGCTGCGTTTCGATGTCCGCCGGTCCCCCTCGCTGACCGAGAGCGTGCGCGCACGCTTGATGCGCCTGGCCGGCAACCGGATCAACAAAGACGGTGTCTTGATCATCAACGCGCGCCGCTTTCGTACGCAAACCCGCAACCGTAAAGATGCGATCGACCGCTTGAGCGATCTCGTCCGGCGAGCAGCGCAGCGAGAGAAGCCTCGCAAGAAGACGAGACCCAGCAACGCGGCCAGAGAACGCCGGTTGCAGGAGAAACGCCGCCGTTCGCGAATCAAGAACCTGCGGCGTATACGTCCTACCGACATGGAATGA
- a CDS encoding enoyl-CoA hydratase/isomerase family protein: MEYVDASVSQGIATLTLRRGKVNALHEPMVDELQEAFLRLERDPQVKTVILTGAGKFFSFGFDIPALLSYRQEAFNSFLTKFTDLYSNLYLYPKPTLAAINGHAIAGGCMLALACDYRLMVQGRSKISLNEITFGASIFAGCVEMLRACVGQHYAERILLSGDMYLADEALEMRLIDHISSRDQLLPDAEILAHDFASKDVVAFRSIKRLLRGPVLDSMRAREEGSIQEFSNIWYSESTWKNLQEIIIRF, from the coding sequence ATGGAGTACGTAGATGCCTCCGTTTCGCAGGGCATTGCCACGCTTACGCTGCGCAGGGGCAAGGTCAATGCACTGCACGAACCGATGGTCGACGAGCTTCAGGAAGCGTTCTTGAGGTTGGAGAGAGACCCGCAAGTAAAGACGGTGATACTGACCGGCGCGGGTAAATTCTTTTCCTTCGGGTTCGACATTCCTGCACTGCTGTCCTACAGACAAGAGGCGTTTAATTCGTTTCTGACCAAATTCACCGATCTCTATTCGAATCTGTACCTTTACCCAAAGCCTACCCTCGCTGCGATCAACGGACATGCGATCGCGGGCGGATGTATGCTTGCGCTGGCGTGCGATTACCGCTTGATGGTGCAGGGCAGGTCGAAGATTTCGTTGAACGAAATAACTTTTGGCGCTTCCATTTTCGCAGGATGTGTGGAAATGCTGCGCGCCTGCGTGGGCCAGCATTATGCGGAACGAATCCTGCTGAGCGGTGATATGTACCTGGCGGACGAGGCCCTCGAAATGCGTCTCATCGATCATATCTCCAGCCGCGATCAATTGCTGCCAGATGCAGAAATCCTGGCTCATGATTTCGCCAGCAAGGACGTCGTCGCCTTTCGGTCCATCAAACGCCTGCTGCGTGGCCCGGTCCTGGATTCGATGCGGGCCAGAGAGGAAGGTTCGATCCAGGAATTTTCGAATATCTGGTATTCCGAAAGCACCTGGAAGAACCTGCAAGAGATCATCATTCGATTCTAG
- a CDS encoding DUF5668 domain-containing protein produces the protein MQDEKRNQPHRSFFWPLLLIGVGIVWLLANIGIIESFSLAFLIRLWPVALIAIGLDIMFGRRFPFVGALIGLGAVAFVVLLLVMAPDLDLDLGPELKTLNFSEPLGEASSARIDLDLTHYPTTVDTLEDSNALIEAELDTLEDVSFSVHGTNNKVVQLEPRDSTSVFDWVGTLGKDATWEIGLSPEIPVDLRVDVGSGSARLDLGGMNLERIEIDGGSGSSRLILPSSTKSYDVRLDSASGSFTVEVAEGADIEANIEVGSGSLKISLDGDAAAELNVNGGSGSTTIEVPEGAGVRLVVHNSGSGSVHVPNGYALISDGGDNDDDTGTWESENYADAELRIQITYDGGSGSFTLR, from the coding sequence ATGCAAGATGAAAAGCGAAATCAACCCCATCGTTCATTTTTCTGGCCGCTGCTGCTGATCGGAGTGGGTATCGTTTGGCTGTTGGCGAATATCGGGATCATTGAATCGTTCAGCCTGGCGTTTTTAATCCGTTTGTGGCCGGTCGCTCTGATCGCCATCGGCCTGGATATCATGTTCGGCCGCCGCTTTCCGTTTGTGGGGGCGCTGATCGGTCTCGGAGCGGTGGCGTTCGTGGTCCTGCTGCTGGTGATGGCGCCCGATCTCGATCTGGATTTGGGGCCTGAACTTAAAACACTCAACTTCAGTGAACCTTTGGGCGAGGCTTCTTCCGCACGTATCGATCTGGATTTAACCCACTATCCCACGACGGTCGACACACTGGAGGATTCAAACGCTTTGATCGAGGCAGAATTGGACACTTTGGAGGACGTGTCATTCAGCGTTCACGGCACGAACAACAAGGTCGTCCAACTCGAGCCCCGTGACAGCACCTCCGTTTTTGACTGGGTGGGTACACTCGGGAAAGACGCTACTTGGGAAATTGGCTTGAGCCCAGAAATCCCTGTTGATCTACGCGTCGATGTGGGATCCGGTTCGGCGCGATTGGACCTGGGAGGTATGAACCTGGAGCGCATCGAAATCGATGGCGGCTCGGGAAGCAGCCGTTTGATTCTACCCTCCAGCACGAAGAGCTACGACGTTCGCCTCGATTCTGCATCGGGTTCTTTCACGGTCGAGGTTGCCGAGGGGGCAGACATCGAGGCGAATATCGAGGTCGGTTCCGGTTCGCTTAAGATTTCCCTTGACGGGGATGCCGCAGCTGAATTGAATGTCAACGGTGGATCCGGTAGCACGACGATCGAGGTGCCCGAAGGTGCAGGGGTGCGCCTGGTCGTTCACAACAGTGGGTCGGGGAGCGTACACGTTCCGAATGGATACGCGCTGATCAGCGACGGTGGGGATAACGACGACGACACTGGAACCTGGGAATCCGAGAACTATGCCGATGCCGAACTCCGCATCCAAATAACCTATGACGGTGGATCGGGCAGTTTTACTTTACGTTAG
- a CDS encoding cupin domain-containing protein has translation MADKGRHIPEVISLPHAVQYQDGGIVSRTILKKETGNITLFAFDAGQELSEHTTPHEALLYVFEGQAQVVIDSKSHKVEAGYIVRLPANVPHAVKALQRFKMMLVMLQE, from the coding sequence ATGGCAGATAAAGGACGACACATCCCGGAAGTGATCTCTCTTCCGCACGCCGTTCAATACCAGGACGGCGGCATCGTCAGCAGGACGATTCTGAAGAAGGAAACGGGAAACATAACGTTGTTCGCCTTCGATGCCGGACAGGAATTGAGCGAACATACGACGCCGCACGAAGCGCTGCTGTATGTCTTCGAAGGGCAGGCGCAAGTTGTCATCGATTCCAAATCACACAAAGTCGAAGCCGGTTACATCGTTCGATTGCCCGCGAACGTCCCGCATGCCGTAAAGGCCCTTCAACGCTTCAAAATGATGCTGGTCATGCTGCAGGAATGA
- the nadC gene encoding carboxylating nicotinate-nucleotide diphosphorylase: MNDDLIQAARPLIELAVAEDIGPGDATSNAVIDPSGSLRGSIVAKQAGIVAGLPIAQAVFTRVDAALNLEANARDGAAVLEGGVLAQVSGPGSKLLAAERIALNFIQHLSGIATYTQSFVRAVEGSKAVILDTRKTHPGYRLLEKYAVRMGGGQNHRSNLHEMILIKDNHIAAAGGISAAVERARAAYPRLPIEVEVERMDQLGEALTLDVDRIMLDNMNPAEMREAVCLAAGRTPLEASGNVDLAYVAEVAATGVDYISIGALTHSAPAFDVSLRI, translated from the coding sequence ATGAACGATGATTTGATTCAGGCTGCCCGGCCGCTTATCGAATTGGCTGTCGCAGAGGATATCGGCCCAGGGGATGCAACGTCTAACGCGGTGATCGACCCCAGCGGATCGTTAAGAGGCTCGATCGTCGCCAAGCAGGCCGGCATCGTCGCAGGCCTGCCCATCGCCCAGGCGGTGTTTACACGCGTGGATGCGGCGCTGAACCTCGAGGCCAACGCACGCGACGGGGCAGCGGTGCTGGAAGGCGGCGTGCTCGCGCAGGTTTCCGGGCCGGGCAGTAAACTGCTGGCGGCGGAGCGAATCGCATTGAACTTTATCCAGCACCTTTCCGGAATCGCGACCTATACACAGAGCTTCGTACGCGCGGTCGAAGGGAGCAAGGCCGTCATCCTCGACACGCGGAAAACACATCCCGGATATCGACTGCTGGAGAAGTACGCTGTGCGTATGGGCGGAGGCCAGAACCACCGCAGCAACCTGCACGAGATGATTTTGATCAAGGATAACCACATCGCTGCCGCCGGGGGAATCTCTGCAGCCGTCGAACGAGCCCGTGCGGCATACCCGCGTTTGCCCATCGAAGTCGAAGTCGAACGAATGGACCAGTTGGGCGAGGCGCTGACTCTCGATGTGGATCGCATCATGCTGGATAACATGAACCCGGCAGAGATGCGCGAGGCCGTTTGCCTGGCGGCGGGGCGTACGCCTTTGGAAGCATCGGGCAACGTGGATTTGGCGTACGTTGCGGAAGTTGCCGCGACGGGTGTGGACTACATCTCGATCGGCGCACTTACGCATTCCGCACCGGCGTTCGACGTGAGTCTGAGGATTTAG
- a CDS encoding polyphosphate kinase 2 family protein, translating into MGKDNSTDRYRIGPGTKVDLSQWDPQDKSAFPIDKDDGQDETRRLTDRLEELQELLYAQGEHKLLVVLQAMDTGGKDGVIRHVFEGVNPQGVKVANFKKPTAQELSHDYLWRVHRHVPGKGEIVIFNRSHYEDVLVVRVHNLVPQSVWSRRFDQINAFERMLAEEGTTLLKFYLHIDLDEQKQRLQARLDEKHKRWKFNPDDLKERQLWPKYMQAYEAVLSKTSTPWAPWYVIPANRKWYRNLVVGSIIVETLESLKMQYPSPDFDADEIEIV; encoded by the coding sequence ATGGGGAAGGACAATTCTACCGATCGCTACCGAATCGGACCGGGGACCAAAGTCGATCTCAGCCAGTGGGATCCGCAGGACAAGAGCGCATTCCCGATCGACAAAGATGATGGGCAGGATGAGACTCGCCGGTTGACCGACCGTTTGGAAGAGCTGCAGGAACTTCTCTATGCGCAGGGTGAACACAAGCTTCTCGTCGTGCTCCAGGCGATGGACACCGGAGGCAAAGACGGAGTCATCCGGCACGTTTTCGAGGGCGTGAACCCGCAGGGCGTGAAAGTGGCGAATTTCAAAAAACCCACGGCGCAGGAACTGAGTCACGATTATCTCTGGCGCGTGCATCGACATGTTCCCGGAAAAGGCGAGATCGTTATTTTCAATCGCAGTCATTACGAGGACGTGCTCGTGGTGCGGGTGCACAATTTGGTTCCACAGTCCGTCTGGTCCAGGCGTTTCGATCAAATCAATGCGTTCGAACGTATGCTGGCTGAAGAAGGCACTACGCTGTTGAAATTTTACTTGCACATCGATCTCGACGAACAGAAGCAGCGTCTACAGGCTCGTCTGGACGAAAAACATAAGCGTTGGAAATTCAACCCGGACGATTTGAAGGAGCGCCAGCTCTGGCCGAAGTACATGCAAGCCTATGAAGCCGTGCTGTCGAAAACCAGTACTCCATGGGCGCCGTGGTACGTGATCCCGGCGAATCGAAAATGGTACCGCAACCTGGTCGTCGGTTCGATTATCGTCGAGACACTCGAATCTCTGAAGATGCAATATCCGTCCCCGGATTTCGACGCCGATGAGATCGAGATCGTGTGA
- the gltB gene encoding glutamate synthase large subunit → MQPSIHLNGLYDPRFEHDACGVGFIADLTNTKSHGIVSKGIEILRNLDHRGARGVEKETGDGAGILVQLPHGFFLRECSRIGIGLPEPGDYAIGQCFLPKDHQTHQGVKDVFQRAIAELELDVLGWREVPTDSSTLGATAISGEPSIHQIIIRRPVSCRTQDEFERRLFVARKYGIRMVRETVRGAERFYLCSMSSRTIVYKGMLTADQVTAYYPDLLDDTFESALALIHSRFSTNVLPTWKLAHPFRTLAHNGEINTLRGNVNWMNSRQSIISSPLFTQDEIQKMRPIIQEGSSDSGSLDNAVEFLMMGGRSLPHVMMMLIPEAWEKDPEIPENRRAFYEYHGALIEPWDGPASVAFTDGTLIGATLDRNGLRPSRYCLTDDNLLIMASEAGTLDVPAGKIVRRGRLQPGKMFIASLEEGRIIPDDEIKDRICDERPYRQWLVENKIPLAELEPPRQILQPPSRKVRTRQRVFGYTLEDLRILLAPMVKNAKEPIGSMGNDTPLAVLSKKSRNLFDYFHQLFAQVTNPPIDPIREDLVMSLVSFVGSKGNILEDGPQHANVIELPHPVLTNEDLERLRWVDRQSYQAKTISICFKAEPGRMQRALNRLRRVAEEYVLDGYEVIILTDRPVDSGHAAIPSLLAVSAVHHHLIRKGLRSQCDLVIETGEAREVHHFACLLGFGASAVNPYIAFETIEDMRLRKLLPNQLTEQEARNHYLKAIGKGLLKTMSKMGISTISSYIGAQIFEVVGLSDEVIEEYFPGTVSRIGGIDIPTIERETLMRHKAAYFDPNDDDDLELGGQYQWRLRGERHQHNPEMIHKLQHAARTNDYALYREYARIVDDPGDAPITLRHLLEFTNLDPIPIEEVEPVDSIVKRFSTGAMSFGSISWEAHTTLAIAMNRLGGKSNTGEGGEDPIRYEPLPNGDSMRSAIKQVASGRFGVTANYLVNADELQIKMAQGAKPGEGGQLPGHKVDENIARVRHSTPYVELISPPPHHDIYSIEDLAQLIYDLKNSNPRARINVKLVAEVGVGTIAAGVAKAHADVILISGHDGGTGASPLSSIKHAGLPWELGVAETHQVLMQNLLRDRVVLQTDGLLRTGRDVAIAALLGAEEWGIATGALIAMGCIMMRKCHLNTCPVGVATQDKELRKLFTGEPEHVVNFFHFIAEDLREHMARLGFRTVDEMVGRVDKLAPKRDIKHYKAKHLDLARLLHFMQADGRCGTFCCVPQEHGLDKALDKQLIQISSPAIEAGKKVEETFEIRNVNRTVGTLLGQEITRRTNGEGLPEGTIHLKAVGSAGQSFMAFAPRGLTIEIEGEANDYFCKGLSGGTAVLYPPKDANFNPNDNVICGNVSFYGATSGKAFILGLAGERFCVRNSGAHVVVEGIGDHGCEYMTGGRAVILGPIGRNFAAGMSGGVAYIWDEDDRARQRINTSMVDLEDIVDPQEITELKTLIEEHARVTGSERAERILATWDVQLRKFIKVMPRDYKRALARLNVEMAAVSEV, encoded by the coding sequence ATGCAACCGTCCATACACCTCAATGGCCTCTATGATCCTCGCTTCGAGCACGACGCCTGTGGTGTCGGATTCATCGCTGATCTGACCAACACCAAATCGCACGGGATCGTCAGCAAGGGCATCGAAATTCTGCGCAACCTCGACCATCGCGGCGCCCGAGGGGTGGAAAAAGAAACCGGCGATGGCGCGGGAATCCTCGTCCAGCTCCCTCACGGTTTCTTCCTGCGAGAATGTTCACGGATTGGCATCGGCCTGCCGGAGCCCGGGGATTACGCCATCGGCCAGTGCTTCTTGCCCAAAGACCATCAAACCCACCAGGGTGTGAAAGACGTCTTCCAGCGCGCCATCGCAGAGCTCGAACTCGATGTGCTTGGCTGGCGCGAGGTCCCCACCGACAGTTCAACACTGGGAGCCACGGCAATATCCGGCGAGCCCAGCATTCATCAAATTATCATCCGCCGCCCTGTGTCCTGCCGGACGCAGGATGAATTCGAACGGCGATTGTTCGTGGCCCGCAAATATGGCATCCGCATGGTACGTGAGACAGTCCGTGGGGCGGAGAGATTCTATCTCTGTTCGATGTCCTCGCGCACGATCGTCTACAAGGGAATGCTCACGGCAGATCAAGTCACGGCGTACTACCCGGATTTGCTCGACGACACCTTCGAGTCTGCCCTCGCCTTGATTCACAGCCGATTCTCGACGAACGTACTGCCGACCTGGAAGCTCGCCCATCCTTTCCGTACGCTGGCGCACAACGGTGAGATCAACACCCTGCGCGGAAACGTCAACTGGATGAATTCGCGCCAGTCGATCATTTCCTCTCCGCTGTTCACCCAGGACGAAATCCAGAAAATGCGGCCCATCATCCAGGAAGGCAGCTCGGATTCCGGCAGCCTGGACAACGCAGTCGAGTTCCTCATGATGGGAGGCCGCAGCCTTCCACACGTGATGATGATGCTCATCCCGGAAGCCTGGGAGAAAGATCCGGAGATTCCCGAAAACCGCAGGGCGTTCTACGAGTATCACGGCGCACTCATCGAACCCTGGGACGGTCCCGCATCGGTGGCGTTCACCGACGGCACGCTCATCGGCGCCACGCTGGACCGCAACGGCCTGCGGCCTTCACGCTATTGCTTGACGGATGACAACCTGCTCATCATGGCTTCCGAGGCCGGCACCCTCGATGTGCCCGCCGGAAAAATCGTCCGGAGAGGACGACTTCAGCCGGGGAAGATGTTCATCGCCTCCCTCGAAGAAGGGCGCATCATCCCGGATGACGAAATCAAGGACCGTATCTGCGACGAACGTCCCTACAGACAGTGGCTCGTGGAGAACAAGATTCCTCTCGCCGAACTCGAGCCCCCGCGTCAGATCCTGCAGCCCCCATCCCGCAAGGTACGCACGCGGCAGCGCGTCTTCGGATATACCCTGGAGGATCTGCGCATCCTCCTGGCACCGATGGTCAAGAACGCCAAGGAGCCCATCGGCTCCATGGGCAACGACACCCCGTTGGCGGTGCTCTCGAAAAAATCGCGAAATTTGTTCGATTACTTCCACCAGCTCTTCGCCCAGGTGACCAACCCGCCTATCGATCCCATTCGTGAAGATCTGGTGATGAGCCTCGTGTCGTTCGTCGGAAGCAAGGGCAACATTCTGGAGGACGGACCGCAGCACGCCAACGTGATCGAACTGCCGCATCCCGTCCTGACCAACGAGGATCTCGAGCGCTTGCGCTGGGTCGATCGACAGAGCTACCAAGCCAAGACCATTTCGATCTGTTTCAAAGCCGAGCCCGGCCGGATGCAGCGAGCACTCAATCGACTGCGGCGCGTGGCGGAGGAATACGTGCTCGACGGCTACGAGGTGATCATTCTCACCGACAGGCCGGTAGACTCGGGCCATGCGGCGATTCCTTCCTTGCTCGCCGTTTCCGCGGTACACCACCATTTGATCCGTAAAGGCCTGCGCTCGCAGTGCGATCTCGTCATCGAAACCGGAGAAGCACGCGAAGTACATCACTTCGCCTGTCTTTTGGGCTTCGGCGCCTCCGCGGTGAATCCTTACATCGCTTTCGAGACGATCGAGGACATGCGCTTACGCAAGCTCCTGCCCAACCAACTCACCGAGCAAGAAGCTCGCAATCATTACCTCAAAGCGATCGGCAAGGGTCTGCTCAAGACCATGTCCAAGATGGGAATATCGACCATTTCCTCCTACATCGGTGCACAAATCTTCGAGGTGGTCGGCCTTTCCGACGAAGTCATCGAGGAATACTTTCCGGGAACCGTCTCGCGCATCGGTGGGATCGATATCCCCACGATCGAACGCGAGACTCTCATGCGTCACAAAGCCGCTTACTTCGATCCGAACGACGATGACGACCTGGAGTTGGGCGGCCAATACCAATGGCGTCTGCGCGGCGAACGTCACCAGCACAATCCGGAGATGATTCACAAGCTGCAGCACGCCGCCCGAACCAACGACTATGCCCTCTACCGGGAATACGCCCGCATCGTCGATGACCCGGGAGATGCGCCGATCACCTTGCGCCATCTACTCGAATTCACGAACCTCGATCCGATACCGATCGAGGAAGTCGAACCCGTCGACTCGATCGTCAAGCGCTTCTCCACGGGAGCGATGTCCTTCGGGTCGATCTCCTGGGAGGCACACACCACGCTGGCGATCGCCATGAACCGCCTCGGAGGAAAATCGAACACCGGAGAAGGCGGCGAGGATCCCATTCGTTACGAGCCTCTGCCCAACGGAGACAGCATGCGCTCCGCCATCAAACAGGTGGCTTCGGGACGCTTCGGCGTCACGGCCAATTACCTCGTCAACGCCGACGAGCTGCAGATCAAGATGGCCCAGGGCGCCAAGCCGGGCGAGGGCGGCCAACTTCCCGGCCACAAGGTCGACGAGAATATCGCCCGGGTGCGCCATTCGACGCCGTACGTCGAATTGATCTCGCCGCCGCCGCACCACGACATCTACTCCATCGAGGATCTCGCCCAGCTGATCTACGATCTAAAGAATTCCAACCCCCGGGCACGCATCAACGTGAAGCTCGTGGCCGAGGTGGGTGTAGGCACAATTGCCGCAGGCGTCGCCAAAGCGCACGCCGATGTGATTCTGATTTCGGGACACGACGGTGGAACCGGCGCTTCCCCACTCTCTTCGATCAAACACGCCGGTCTCCCCTGGGAACTCGGCGTGGCCGAGACGCACCAGGTCCTCATGCAGAATCTGCTGCGTGACCGCGTCGTACTGCAGACCGATGGCCTCCTGCGCACGGGCCGGGACGTCGCCATCGCCGCGCTGCTCGGCGCCGAGGAGTGGGGCATCGCCACGGGAGCGCTGATCGCCATGGGCTGCATCATGATGCGCAAGTGCCATCTCAACACCTGCCCCGTGGGTGTGGCGACGCAGGACAAGGAACTGCGCAAGTTGTTTACGGGCGAACCGGAGCACGTGGTCAACTTCTTCCACTTCATCGCCGAGGACCTGCGCGAGCACATGGCGCGTCTCGGTTTCCGCACCGTCGACGAGATGGTCGGGCGGGTGGATAAACTCGCCCCCAAACGGGACATCAAACACTACAAAGCCAAGCATCTCGACCTGGCACGCTTGCTTCACTTCATGCAGGCGGACGGCCGCTGCGGGACGTTCTGCTGCGTTCCCCAGGAGCACGGCCTCGACAAGGCGCTCGACAAGCAGCTGATTCAAATTTCCAGCCCCGCAATCGAAGCAGGTAAAAAGGTCGAGGAAACTTTCGAAATCCGCAACGTGAACCGCACCGTAGGTACGCTGCTGGGGCAGGAAATCACCCGCCGCACCAACGGGGAAGGACTTCCCGAAGGCACAATCCACCTGAAAGCAGTAGGTTCGGCCGGTCAATCCTTCATGGCTTTCGCCCCCAGGGGCCTGACCATCGAGATCGAGGGCGAAGCGAACGACTACTTCTGCAAGGGGCTTTCCGGCGGCACGGCCGTTCTCTACCCGCCGAAAGACGCAAATTTCAATCCCAACGACAACGTGATCTGCGGAAACGTGTCGTTCTACGGAGCGACTTCCGGCAAGGCCTTCATTCTCGGTTTGGCCGGCGAACGCTTCTGCGTGCGTAATTCGGGCGCACACGTCGTCGTCGAGGGCATCGGCGATCATGGATGTGAATACATGACCGGCGGACGAGCCGTGATCCTGGGGCCGATCGGACGCAATTTTGCGGCCGGAATGTCCGGCGGTGTCGCCTACATCTGGGACGAGGACGACCGGGCGCGGCAGCGAATCAACACCAGCATGGTCGACCTCGAGGACATCGTCGATCCGCAGGAGATCACCGAACTCAAAACGCTCATTGAGGAACACGCCCGAGTCACGGGATCGGAGCGTGCGGAACGCATTCTTGCGACCTGGGACGTTCAATTGAGGAAATTCATCAAGGTGATGCCGCGCGATTACAAACGTGCCCTCGCCAGGCTCAACGTCGAGATGGCTGCGGTGAGTGAGGTATAA
- the nadA gene encoding quinolinate synthase NadA, which yields MDELDRVSQLKSQLGEQVVILGHHYQRDEVVQLADFRGDSLKLVFDAVKCREAKYIVFCGVHFMAETAAILAQAGQSVFLPDLNAGCPLADMADLADVQQVWDQLGEVLDVETQVTPITYVNSTAALKAFCGRHNGLVCTSSNAERILAWAFEQRPYVFFFPDQHLGRNTGKKMGVALEEMLLWDPKLARGGHNADRLRNARIFLWRGWCRVHRVFSTQDVIRWRRMVADIRVIVHPECSMEVVDLADEAGSTSYIIRRIDESPSDSKWAVGTEYNLVHRLDQAYADKFVAILSEKPVNCRNMNLITLEKVGRVLEGLASGNFVNQVEVPDETAREARIALERMLEVSR from the coding sequence ATGGACGAACTCGATCGGGTCTCGCAACTCAAATCCCAGTTGGGGGAGCAAGTTGTGATCCTCGGCCACCATTACCAGCGGGATGAGGTGGTCCAACTGGCGGACTTCCGGGGCGATTCGTTGAAATTGGTCTTCGACGCCGTGAAATGCCGGGAAGCAAAGTACATCGTCTTCTGCGGCGTGCACTTCATGGCAGAAACCGCCGCCATCCTGGCTCAGGCTGGCCAAAGTGTGTTCCTGCCGGATTTGAACGCCGGTTGTCCGCTGGCGGACATGGCCGATCTGGCAGACGTGCAGCAGGTCTGGGATCAACTGGGCGAAGTGCTTGACGTCGAGACTCAGGTCACCCCGATCACCTACGTCAACTCCACGGCAGCGTTGAAGGCGTTCTGTGGCCGTCACAACGGCCTGGTGTGCACCTCGTCGAACGCCGAAAGGATACTCGCCTGGGCCTTCGAGCAGCGGCCGTACGTGTTCTTTTTCCCCGATCAACACCTCGGTCGCAACACGGGCAAGAAGATGGGCGTGGCACTGGAAGAGATGCTGTTGTGGGATCCGAAACTTGCACGCGGCGGGCACAATGCAGACAGGCTGAGAAACGCACGCATATTTCTGTGGCGGGGTTGGTGCAGGGTGCATCGTGTTTTCTCCACCCAGGACGTGATCCGCTGGCGCCGGATGGTTGCGGACATTCGCGTCATCGTCCATCCCGAGTGCAGCATGGAAGTCGTCGATCTTGCGGACGAAGCAGGTTCGACCTCTTACATCATCCGGCGAATAGACGAATCGCCTTCCGATAGTAAATGGGCCGTGGGCACCGAATACAATCTCGTCCACCGCCTCGATCAGGCGTATGCAGATAAATTCGTCGCCATTCTCTCGGAGAAGCCGGTAAATTGCCGCAACATGAATCTCATCACGCTGGAGAAAGTTGGCCGCGTTTTGGAAGGACTTGCGAGTGGGAATTTCGTGAATCAAGTCGAGGTTCCTGATGAAACCGCTCGAGAGGCACGAATCGCGTTGGAGCGTATGCTGGAGGTAAGTCGGTGA